The region CTGTCGGATCACAGTGGGCGCCGGCGCTTGTCGATCTTTGCATACTCGATGGCCGGTGCGGCGTTCCTTGGATTTTTCATTGCCAGCAGCGGCATGGTCGCCGCCCTGATTGCGGTGATGGGGCTCATGATCTTCTGGTCGCCGATCGTTCCGCTCAGTGACGCCTATGCCCTCGATGTAGTGCGAAATCATGGGGCAGACTATGGGCGTATGCGGCTTTGGGGATCGGTCGGCTTCGTGGTGGCCAATGTCTTTGGTGGATGGCTTGCGGGCATGGGCAACTCGCAGCTCATCGTTATGGGAACTGTTCTCGGCGTGATCTCCACCGGCTTTGTTGCAATCTCGCTGCCGCGTCAGGGACGAGATGGGAACACTGGCGAAACTCAGCAACATCAGCGCCCGAAGCTATTCTGGTCGCCCTGGTTCCTGGGGATCTTGGGTGTGATTGGATTGCTTCAGGGCAGTCACGCCGCCTTTTATGGCTTTGGGACCTTGTTCTGGCTTCAGGCAGGTATCTCGGAGTTTGCTATCGGCTTGTTGTGGTCCATTGGCGTGCTTGCCGAGATTGCGCTCTTCTTTGTTGCCGGACGGCTCGGCTTGAGTTTCGGGCCCTTGACCTTCTTGCTCGTCGGGGCAGCCGGTGGAATTGTCCGGTGGTTGTTGTTTCCGCTTGCCGACAGTTTCGTCACGATGGCGGCGCTCCAGTTGATGCATGGACTGAGTTTCGGCGCGGCGCACCTTGGCTCGGTTGCCTTTCTGTCCCGTCTGGTTCCGCCGAAATGGGGCGCTACTGGTCAGGGGTTCCTAGCCGCGTCAAATGGTATCCTGACGGCACTCGGCCTGGCGATCTGTGGTCCGCTTTTTGAACAGAACCCGGCATACCCGTTTTGGGCGATGGCGGGCGTTTCGATGGTTGCGACGTCAGGTCTTGTTCTGCTGCACCCGTTTATGTCGAGAAAGCTGACCACAGGCGAGGCTTCGCCCGCGGTCTGACTTCCTTTGAGTTTAGCCCCAAAGCTCTGCACTTGGCGGATACATGGTGCTGCCCTCGAAGCGCAGGCCCGGTTCTCGGTCCTTCGCCAGAAGAAGAGGGCCGTCGAGATCGACAAAGTCTGCCGTCTGGGCCACCAGCGTAGCAGGTGCCATCGCAAGCGACGTGCCGACCATGCAGCCGATCATGACCTTGAAGCCAAGTGCTCTCGCCTTCTCCTCCATCAGGAGCGCTTCGGTGACACCGCCGGCCTTGTCCAGCTTGATGTTGACGGCATCATAGCGATCGCGGAGGCCTTCGAGATCTTTGCTGGTGTGAAGGCTTTCATCCGCGCAGATTGTGACCGGGCGCTCAATTTCGGCCAGGATGTCATCCTTGCCGGCTGGCAGAGGCTGCTCGATCAGTGCAACACCTGCGGCCTGACAGGCTGCCATGTTGACCTCAAAACAGCTTTCATCCCAAGCTTCGTTGGCATCGACAATGAGAGTCGAGGTGGGAGCGTTTGAGCGCACAGCAGCGATCCGCTCATCGTCACCAACGCCCTTGAGCTTGACCTTCAAAAGCGGTCGATGTGCTGCCTTTGCGGCTGCCTCGGCCATCTTCTCCGGGGTCTCCACGCTTAAGGTGTAGGCGGTGGTGACTGGCTTCAACGGCGGCAGACCGGCAATCTCGGCTGCCGATTTTCGAGAGCTCTTTGCCTCGAGGTCCCAGAGGGCGCAGTCGACAGCATTGCGCGCTGCGCCTGCGGGCATGGCAGACTGGAGCGTGATGCGGTCGATGTTGGCTTCCAGCTCTGCCTTCAAGGCCAGGATTTGCTCGCTGACGCTTTCAAGGCTCTCGCCGTAACGCGCATAGGGAACGCACTCGCCATGAGCAGTTATCTCGCCGTCTCGCAGAGTGACCACAAGCACCTCGGCATGGGTGCGGCGGCCGCGGGAGATTGCAAAGCCACCTCCCGCCATTTCAAAGCGTTCTGTTCGAATGTCGAGTGTTCGGGTCATGGGGCACCAAATTCGGATGCGACGCGGTCTACGACATTCTCCATACCAAAGCGGACGGGGTCGGTTGCCGGCAGACCGTTGTGGTCTTCAGAAACCTTGGCGAGACAGGCTTTGGCTTCTTCTTCGCCGAGCGCTGATGTGTTGACTGCGATGCCGATGCAGCGGATGTCCGGATTGGTCAGCTGCCCGCACTGAATTGTCAGGTCGATGACCTGCTGGACGGTTGGGAGCGGTGTTGGCACGCCGCGCATCATCGTGCGGGTGGGCTCGTGGCAGACGATGAAACCGTCTGGCTGAGAGCCGTGCAGCAAGCCAAGTGTGACGCCTGCAAAGGAGGGATGGAACAGCGAGCCCTGGCCTTCAATAATCTGCCACTGGTCTTCGCCAGTTTCTGGAGAGATCCATTCAGCGGCACCAGAAATGAAGTCGGCAATCACGGCATCGAGTGCAACGCCACGGCCTGAGATCAGCACACCTGTCTGGCCTGTTGCGCAGAAGCTGCTCTTATAGCCGCGATCGTTCATAGCCTTGTCCATGGCCAGGGCAGTGTATTTCTTGCCCACGGAGCAGTCGGTGCCAACGGCGAGAATACGCTTGCCAGAACGCTTGGTTCCCTTTCCGGTCGCGAAGGTCTCGGTGTTCTGACGGACATCGAAAAGGTTGCATCCGTTTCGATCGGCCGCTTCCTTGATCTCCGGAATGCTGCCGAGACGCACATGCAGGCCACTTGCCACGTCGAGGCCGGCGTCGAGCGCTTCAACGATCGAGGTCACCCAATGGTCGGGCAGGCGACCGCCAGCGTTTACGGCACCAACGACCATCGTCTTGGTGCCCTTCTCCTTGGCTTCGGCGATCGAAATGTCCGGAAGTCCCGTATCGGCAGCGCAGCCCGGCAGGCGCAGCTGTCCGGTGCACCAGTCCTTGCGCCAGTCGACCACACCGGTCGCAGTCTTGGCTGCGAGTGCGTCGGGCACATCACCGAGGAACATGAGGTAGGGATGTTCGATTTTCATGAATTGGGCTCCAGGTGAGATCCGGCCGGGGAGGCGGCTGGACGATGAACTCCTTCGCAAGGTATACGAGGGAGTGGAAGCGAGCGGCAAGGGGTTGGATCGTCCGGAATGGCATTCTTGGAGAAAAATACTCCTCCTGGCGGTAAAGTCGTTACGGATGAAGGGGTTCAAAGGATTGAGCTGAGCGGCGACTGGGCAATCAACACCCTTTCGGCGGCTGAAGCGATTCTGGCGAGCCTGCAGTTTTCGAAGGAAAAGCTTACCTGCATCGACGCGGGCGGGATCGACAACATCGATACCTCCGGTGCGTGGCTCGTGCATCGGCTTCGTGGATCTCTTGAGTTTGGAGGCCGCCGTGTGGAAATTTCCGGCCTGGATGAGAAGCGCGAATCGCTTTTTCATGAGCTGGACCAACATCATCCGCCGCGCTGGACGCCGGAAAAGCAGAAATTTTCAATCTTCGGGTTTTTGGAGAATACCGGCCGGCAGATGGAAGGCATCTGGTTGGATGCGCTTGCCATGCTGCATATCCTTGGTTCGCTCGGAATGGTCATTGCGACCGTTGTCTTCCAGCCGAAGCGGCTTCGCGGGATCTCTGTCGCGGTCCAGTTCGACAAGTCCTGTATTGGTGCGGTTCCGATCGTCGCCTTGATGAGCTTTCTGATTGGAGCGATCGTGTCCCAGCAGGGCGGCTTTTATTTGCGGCAATTTGGCGCTGATCTTTATGTGGTCGATCTTGCAGGTATACTTGTGCTGCGCGAAATCGGTGTGATCCTGACGGCGATCATGGTGGCTGGACGGTCCGGTTCAGCCTTTACCGCGGAAATTGGCTCCATGCGGATGCGCGAGGAAATCGATGCTTTGCATGTGATCGGCCTGAGCGTCACCGAGGTATTGGTTCTTCCCCGAATTCTTGCACTTATGCTGGCCTTGCCGGTTTTGACCTTTGTCTCCGATCTCGCGTCTCTGTTTGGCTCTGGCCTTGTGTCCTGGGCTTATCTGGACATTCCGCCCGCGGCGTTCCTGGCGCGACTGCACGAAGCGATCACGATGGAAACGCTCATGGTGGGTCTCGTGAAGGCGCCGTTCATGGCACTCATCGTTGGGCTGATCGCGTGTGTGGAAGGCCTCAAGGTTGCCGGTTCGTCGGATTCTCTCGGGCGCCATACGACCATGTCGGTTGTGAAGGCGATTTTTCTGGTTATCGTGGTCGATGGTCTTTTTGCCATCTTCTTTGCCTCCATCGGGATCTGACGCGTCAAATGAGTGAACAGTTTGCCGAAGATCAGATGGCCCACGGTGCGTCCTCGACCGAGCATGATGGAGATATTCTCCTGTCTGCACGAGGTGTGACGGTCGGTTTTGGCCCGAAGATCATCCTCCAGGATTTGGACCTGGATGTCCGAAAAGGCGAAATCCTTGGTTTCGTCGGTGGTTCGGGCACAGGAAAGTCCGTTCTCATGCGCGCAATCCTGGGTCTGACGCCCAAACGCACGGGCACGATCAAGGTATTCGGCTACGACCTTGCAAAGGCCAATGAGCGCGAGCGGAAGACTGTAGAACGCCGCTGGGGCGTGCTGTTCCAGCAAGGTGCGTTGTTTTCGTCGCTGACGGTCAAACAGAACATTCAGGTCCCCATGCGGGAGCATCTGAATCTGTCGCCGCGTTTGATGGACGAGTTGGCCGGTTTGAAACTTGAGCTTGTCGGGTTGCCCCAAGATGCGGCCGACAAATTTCCGTCGGAATTGTCGGGAGGTATGGTAAAACGTGCCAGCCTGGCGCGTGCCCTTGCACTCGATCCTGATTTGGTGTTTCTGGATGAGCCTACGTCGGGTCTTGATCCGATTGGAGCGGCGGCCTTTGACAAGTTGATTGCCAATTTGAGCGAAACGCTCGGGCTGACAGTTTACATGGTGACCCATGATCTCGACAGTCTTCATTCCATCTGTGACAGGATCGCAGTGCTGGGTGAAAAGAGGGTTTTGATCATCGGAACCATTGATGAAATGATGAAGAATGAGCACCCTTGGGTGATGTCCTATTTCCGGGGTGAACGTGCCCTACGCCGCTTTTAAAGGCTGACGAATGGAAACGCGCGCGAACTACATAATCATCGGCGCCTTTATGATGGCGACGCTGGTGGGTGCGTTTGGCTTCGTCTATTGGCTGGCCGCAACGGCAGAATCCCGCGAAAATGTCTTTCTCAAGATTGTCTTTCCAGCTCCCGTGACTGGTCTTCCGGTTGGCGGACAGGTGCTGTTCAACGGGATCAAGGTTGGGGACGTTAGCTCTCTGGATTTTGACCCTGATAATCCGAAGGTCGTTATCGCGACCGTTCGCGTGAAGCCGTCAACGCCACTTCGCGACGATACGGTTGCCACCTTGAACTTCACCGGTCTGACAGGTGTCGCCTACGTGGATCTTAACGGCGGCAGCCTTGATGCGCCGCTGCTGCTTCATCCCGATTCTGATAAGGTTCCGACCATCAAGGCGGAACGGTCGCTGTTCGACGACATCGTCGGCGGTGCCCGGGACGTGCTGACAAAAGCCGAATCGACCATGTCGACGATTGATGAGCTTTTGAAAGAGAACGGCCCTGCCATCGGGAAAACGGTCCAGAACATCGAAACGTTTTCAGGTGCGCTCGCCTCCAATTCCGACGGCATTTCCGACTTCATGGCCAGCATGGCGAGCGTGAGCGACGCGGTATCAAAGCTGTCGACGCGCATGGAAGGACTTGTTGTCGAAGGTGAGCGGATCCTTGCGGCGGTTCCCTCCGACAAGGTCACGGCGATCGTCTCCGACCTTGAGAAATTCAGCTCGAGCCTGGGCCAGGCGGGTGATGGCATCGATTCCATCATGAGCGAGGCGCAGTCAGCGATGGGCGAGGTGCAGACATTTACCGCCAGATTGAATTCAGGTCTCTCTGATGTCCATAAACTGGTTCAGGCCATCGACCCGACGGATATCGACAAGGTCGCAAAGGGGGCTGCCGCGCTTGGCGAAATGCTAGAAAAGCGCGCGCCCCAGCTGGATGCCGTCATTGTCGCCTCGACGACGACCATGGAGAATCTGGCGCAGGTGTCCGACACCATCCGGGAGCATGATGCCGATATCAGCAGCGTGCTGACCAGCAGCCGCGACGTTATGGGCAAGGTTGACACGCTTATGGCCCGTGGTGTGGAGATCGCGGCGGCAGTTGATCCCGCGACAGTGGCCAGCGTGGTTGCTTCGGTGGATACGCTCGCGCGAGATCTGAACACCTCATTGTCCAAGGTTGATGCGATCGTCGCACAGGTTGACCCTGAAAAGGTCGGCAGCGCGGTTGATAATGCATCGAGTATTGTTGCCAACATCAAGGCGCAGGAAAACCAGATCAACGAGATCATTGCTGCGACGAAGTCGACCATTCAGAACTTCGAGCAGGTGTCTGCCACCGTGCGCGATGAGGACGACCGGATCATTGCCCTTGTCGATGATGTCCGGGTTGCGGCCGAGCAGTTCACGCAGACGCTCAAGGGAGCAGATGATGTCTTGAGGGCTGTGGATCCACAGAAAGTCTCCAGCATCGTCGGATCGGTCGAAACCTTGACCGGAGGACTATCCGGTCAGAAGGAAAGCATCGACCAGATGATCGTCTCAGCGCGTACGGCTGCGCAGAACGTTGAGCAGATGACAGCTGATCTGCAGAAGCGAACGCCTGACGTGGATCAGATCATTTCGGACGCCAAGGAGATGACTGCGACGCTCAATGCCACTTCTGTGCGCGTCCAGAGCATCGTTGATCAGGTTGGTACCATGGTCGAAGGCGATGGAGAGGGCCTGATCGTGGAAGCGACCAAGGCGGCGACCTCCATTCGCAAGGTGGCCAGTGCGTTCGAAAGCAGGGCGGACTCGATTGCGGGCGGCTTGTCCAAGTTTGCAAATCAGGGATCCTCGGATTTCGCGGCAGCGATGTCGCAGATCAATCGTACACTGGTCTCCATCCAGCGCGCGGTCGAGAACTTTGATCGCAGTCCGAACCGGATCATCTTCGGCGGCGAAGATGTGCCGACCTATACGGGTGGACGGCGGCGCTGATTGATGAAGGTATTGAAGCTGGGGCAAGCAAGAGTGCCGAGAGTAGGGGCGGGGCGAAAATGGTAGAGCGTAGTGATGCACCTGGTAGGCGCCAGGTTCTGGCTCTTCTGGGCGGCGGGGTCCTGCTTGCAGGATGTGCTGGCAATGCGCCTTCTGCTCTCTATGGTTTGAGCGCAGCTACCTTGCCCGAGGCGTCCGGCCGTGCGCGTGGTTCACAGATTCTCGTGCCTCGTCCGCGTGCGCTGAAGGCGCTGGACAGCAATTATATTGCTGTCGTCAACGATGGACCTGTCTACAGCTACTATCCGCAAGCGGCCTGGGCAGATGCGCTGCCGAATGTGATTCAGTCCAAGATTGTTGAAACCTTGCAGGGCACAGGACGTCTACGCGGTGTCGGGTTCCCTGGTGATGGCCTTCTGATTGACTATCAGCTGCAGACCGAAATTCGCTCCTTTGAGCTGAAAGTCGATGGTGCAAATCGGGGTGTCGTGGAGATCGCCGCCAAGTTGGTCAATGACCGCAATGGCCGCGCTGTGGCCACGCAGGTGTTCCGGGCAGAAACCCTGTCGGGCGGTTCAAGTGTCGATCAGGCCGTCAAGGCGCTGAATTCGGCTGCCGACGAGGTGTTTTCCGACATGGCCAAGTGGATCTTGCAAAAGGTCTGACAGGCACATTCCTGCCCTTCCTGCAGTTTGACGGTCGTTCCCGGCCTACTTCCTTGGCGGGTTCGGGGCGACGGCAAAGCGTGTCGCAAAGGCCCGCAGCACAGGGCTTCTGACCGAAACGTTCGATCTGCTCTCACGCCAGACCACGAAAATGCCGGATCCGATAATCACGGCTGAGCCGACGCCGACGTAAAAATCCGGACGCTCCTGAAAGAAGAAAAAGCCGAAGACAGTCGCCCACAATATCTGGCTGTACTGCATGGGCGCGATGACTGCGGCAGGTGCTGCCCGGTAGCCAGCAATGATGCAGAGCTGGGCAAGGACGGAGAGAAATCCGAGACCTGCCATCAGCATAAGATCAGTCAGTTCCATGGGCCGATAGATGCCGGGGAGGGTCGCTCCCATAACCAGCATGGACAGCAGCATCGGATAGAGGATCAGGACGGCCGAGCGCTCGGCGCTGCCGATCTTGCGTACCACCACCGATGCGAGTGCACTGGCACAAGCGGAGGTAACGGCAGCGGCGTGGCCGAGGGTGAGATCCGTTGTGCCGGGCCGCAGGACGATCAGCACCCCGACAAGGCCGACGACAACGGCTGCCCATCTTTGCAGCCGAACAACTTCGCCGAGGATCGGAATCGAGAAGACAGTGATCAGCAACGGCGCGGCAAAGAGCAGGGAATAGACCTCAGCAAGTGGCAGCACCGTGAAGGCATAAAACCCGCAGGACAGTGCGACGATGCTCAACGCCGAGCGTGAAAGCACCAGAAAAGGGTGCGCCGGGCGGAAATTGTCTGTCTTGCGATCTGCGAGCATCATGATGGACATGGGCACAAATGCAAAAAGCATCGCGAAAAAGATGATTTGGAAGACTGAATACTCAGCGCCCAAATGCTTGGTGATGGCGTCGTGGGATGCGTAGAAGGCAAAGCCGAGAAAGGCGATGCCCAGGCCGACGGCTGGCGAAGAGGTCTGCGTGGTCATGGGCTTCGTAAGGCTTGCTGAATCGATTGAATTGATCTTCAGGATTTGCCGGATACCGGCCATGGTCAAGGGTGATCTTGAAATGAGGCCGGTTGTGAACGGAAACCACCCGAAGCGGCTCACGAATCCGTATCTTCAATGGCCTTATTGATTGTGCATTTTGCGAAAGTCGATCGCTGCTATGTGACGCTCGTCTTTTGCACGCTGATTGCCACAGGCGGATGTCAGTCATACGGCAGGCTGAGGGCTTCCCATTGCCCGCGCGGAATTCCCTCGCCAATGGCATAGGCGAAGGATTGAACTTGCCAGCCTTCAAGTATGACACGGCAATTGTAGTGCAACTCGTACCAGCGCCCGGCTCTTCTGATTGCGGCGCCGGGCGCCTCTACGTCCAGGCCATTCAGCGAGACCTCCTCGCGCGCATAGGCAATGACCTTGTCCGGAACTTGGCCCGCATTTGAAGCAGCAAGCTGTTCCATTGCTTCGCTGTTGCAAACCTGGATCATTTGTTCGTCGGATGTGCTTTGGCGCAGCACCGATCTGGCCTGTTCGCCTCGAGGCGAGGTCAAAAGCGCCTGGGCATAAAATCGTGTTGCATGGGTCAGGCCATCTGGAGCGTATTCTACTGAGGGAGGATCCCGGCGCTGCGCCGGAGGGGAGGGTGCCGGGGGAGCCGGCTCAATCCTCGGCAACACATCTTCTGGTGCAGCTTCTAGGGGGAGAGCAGTCACGGCAGGTGCATCGGTCGGGAGTGAGCCGCGGTCGATGAGTTCCACATCCAGGGAGGCAACGGTCGTCGTCGATTTCTGTGTGTGGCGTTCGAAGATCAGAAGAAGTACGGCAGCGAGCAGGTGCAAAAGCACTGCGAGAAGGATGCCAGTGATCGGCGCTTCCAGTTGCTTGCGGTCAAGAAAATCTCGAGACACATCCATCGCGATGGTTCCCGTCAGGGGCTTCCAGATTGTCCTACGCAGGTATGAGGGCACAAAAAAGGCGGGCACATGGCCCGCCTTTCTCAATTTGGTCTTGGTCTGTCCCGATCAATCGAGACGCCCGCTTGCGTGGGCCAGCATCGTATAGACCTTGCCGGTGTCGGAACTCAGGTAGGTCTGTCCAAGCATGTTGTCACGATCGTTGCGCGAGACCTGCGACAGGAGTTGCTCGAAGTCGGCAACATAGCGTTCGACTGCTGAGCGGAACTCAGGGTCACGTGCGTACTTCTGGCGGATCTCGTCGAAGGTCTGCTGACCCTGCAAGGTGTAGAGACGACGGGTGAACACATGGCGTTCACCGCGTTTGTAGCGATCCCACAGGTCCACAAAGGTCTCGTGATCGATAGCTCGTGCAATGTCGACTGACAGCGAGTTCAGGCTTTCCACCGTGTGAAGAGGAGAGCGCGAGGGATCACCGGCGCCCTGATCTTCATCGCGGGAGGCGCGGCGCAAAAGGTCGGAGACCCAGCCCTTGCTTCCGGCATCTGATGTTTCTGCCGCTGGTACCTGACGACGTGTCTGCACCGGAGCCCGCTGTGCGGGTGCCGGACGCGGATCAGCTGTCCGTTGAGGCGCAGGCGTGGCGGCGGGTGCAGGAGCGCTGTAGCTCGGCGCAGCTGCCGCGGATGCCTGTGCTGGTGCCGCACGTTCCTGCGGGCGTGAGATGTCCAGTGCGTTCGACTGCTTGGCAACGATGTCGGACAGCTCGGTCAGCGCCCGGATCTGTTCATTCACAACCTTGCGCAGTGCCGACGTTGATTCCTCGGCTTCTTCCGGAAGGTTGAGAACGCCCTGTTTCAACTCGTTGCGTGTTGCTTCCAGCTCGCGGTGAACGTCGCGTGCAACGTCGCGCATGCGGGTTGCTGCTTCGTTGAACCGATCGGAAGCGTCGGACACGGTCCGGGACATTTCCGACATGATGTCGTCCTGGGCGGAGCGGATCGCGTCGCGTGCCTTCTGGCCTTCCATTCCGGCGGTCAGGCGCATGGATTCGAACTGCTCGGCAACCTGGTTGGTGGCTGCTTCTGCGGCTGCGCTGAGCATGCGGGCTGCATCGCGGGCCTTGTCGTCAGCCGTCTCCAGCGTTTCCGACAGGGTGTTGGTGAAGGCACGCATGAGGCTGTCGACAGCTTCTGTCTTGGCCAGCAGCGTATCTGCCACGTCTTCGATAGCGGTCTTGCGGTCTGCAACACGTCCTTCGACAGAGCGGTTGGTATCCTCAAGATGCCGGGCCGCTGCAGAAAGTTCGCCTGCCTGATCGCCAAAGCGTGCTGTCAGGGATTGGATATCCGCAAGCGTGGTCTCCGTGACCGTGCGCAGGGCATCGACCTGATCGCCGATAACATTGGTGGAAACCGTTGTCTCGGCGACCGCGCGATCTACAGCCGAGCGGAACTCGCCAGCGCGGCGGCCCAGGTTGATTTCAACCTCATTGAGGTTTGCTCCGGCAGTCGTAACGACGTCCTGAAGCGTCGTGTTTGAATCGTTCAGTTTGTCGAGAATGGTCGTGACATCAGCCTCGAGCCGACGCTTGGTATCAACCAGAATATTGGTCGCATGTTCGCTGCGTTCGTTGAGGCTTGCGATGATGCGATCGCCTGCCTCAACGAGGGAGCGCGTGGCTTCAAGGCCGTTCTGGGCGAAGTTGTCGCTGACTTCACGACCTTTGACCGTGATGGCTTCGAGGATCGCTTTATGAACCTCTGAAACGCGGCCGGTCAGGTCGGTTGCGCGGTGTTCAATGGCGGCGATTAGTTCATTGCCATCGGTGCCGATCAACTTGGCCAGTTCGTCAGACTGCGCGCCGAAGGCTTCGTTCAAGGTTGTAGCCTTTTCAAGAAGCTCATTGGCGACCGCATTGCCGCGGGTGGCAAGGAGTTCGGCAGCTTCGTTGACCGCGTTGTGAACCCGTGCGCGTACAACGTCGGCTTCGCCCGACATTTGGCCACGGATCTCCTCGAGCGTCTTGCCGAGGGTGAGACGGGCCTGTTCGCTCTCGGCGGACAGGTTGCCGGAGATCTCGGCGATCGTGCGCGAGAGATCTGTGCGAACCTTCTCACTTTCGCCTGTGAGCGAACCGGAGAATTCTGCAAGCGTACCTACATAGAGTGCGCGGGCATTCTCGCTTTCGGCTGCCATCGAGCGGGCGGCGTCGGCGACTGCAGAGAGCACAAGTTCACGGATCTTCGAGCTTTCGCCGGAGATAGAGCCGGAGGCCTGTTCCATCGCGGCCGTGATCGCGTCAGCCGCCTTCTGGCTTTCGCCGACGAGGACGCCGCGGGCTTCGCCAACGGAGCCGAGAACGATCTGACGCATGCGCTCACCTTCGCCCGAGAGCTTGGTGGTCGCATCGCTGACCGAAACGGAAACGAGGTCGACGGTCCGTGTGCGTTCTTCGGCAAGGGTGTTGACGGCCTGTTCGACCGCTTCCTTGACCATGTCCCGCATGCGAGTGCTTTCCGATGACAAGGTGCCGCCAGCTTCGGCAATCACACCTGTAAGGATGTCGCGCGCTTTTTCGCTTTCGCCGCTCAACGTGCCGGAGATGCTTTCCAGGCGATCGTTGAGAACGGTTTCCAGCTGGCTGGCACGTGTGTCGAGGGTTTCGGCGACTTCGAAGACCTTGGCGCCCAGCGAGACATTGATCTCGGCGATACGCTCGGACAGGGAGTCGGTGAGTTGTTCGCTCTGGCGCGCCAGTACCGTTCCGGCCTCAGCCAGACGATTGTCCAGGGCGGAGGTCATCTCATCCTGGCCTTCGACGAAGGCATTGGCGATTTCGCGTGTGCGGCTGATCAGGGTTTCACTGATCTGGCGAGCGCGATTGTCCAGGGTTTCGTCGATCCGGTCAGTGCCGGCCGTCATGGTTGTTGCCAGATGCTCTGCCTTGTCGGCCATGGAGCTGGCAGCAACATCAACCCGTTCGCTGAGGTTTTTGCCGATTTCTTCGGCGCGATCAGCAAGGGTGGTGCCGGCTGCCTCAACCCGCTCACCGAGCTGAACAGTAATGGCGTCGGAGCGATCTGCGAGGATTTCGGAGATGTTCCGGGTTTTTTCCTCGAGCGCTTCGGTGATGCCCGATGTGCGCTGCTCGATGGCATCGGACAACAGAGTTGTGCGGGTTTCGAGAGCTGCCTCAAAGGTCGCGGTGCGCTGATCCAGGGTCAGATCAAGGGTGTTGATCCGGCTACCAAGGGAAGCATCCATGTTGTCGATGCGCGCGGCAAAGGTGTTGTCCAGAGTGGAGAGGCGAGAGTCTAGCGACTCCGACAGCAGCAACGTCTTGGTGTCGAAGGACTCCACCAACTGGCCACCACGGTCGGTGACGATGCTGTCGAGTTCGTTGAGGCGTGCTGCAAGCCCCTCTTGAAGAACCTGGCCGCGGACCTCGAGTGTTTCGGAAAACAGGCTGCCAGCAGCGCTGATGTCCTGAGTGACCCGCTCACCTCGTGTGCCGATCAATTCAGCGAGTGATGTGCCGGTATCTGCCAGCTTCTGGGTCAATTCCGAGGTCTGGTAGCCGAGAGTTGCCGAAATCTCGGAGGAAACGCTCTCGAGCGACTCGCGGAAGCCGAGGGTTTGCTGCTCCATGATCGCGGCCATTTCGTTGCCACGTGCAGCCAGACGTTCGTCCAACTCGGAACCGTTGACGGAGATGGCCGTGTAAATGCGCTCGGAGATGGTGTCGAGCTTGTCTGCCAGTTCTCCGCCGCGGACCGTTATGGTTTCGGTGAGCGATCCGGCAGTCTCGTCCAGCTTGGAGGCGATCTCGCCACCACGCAGCGACAGGTCGACAACGATAGACTCGCCGGTTCCACGAAGAATTTCGG is a window of Labrenzia sp. CE80 DNA encoding:
- a CDS encoding MFS transporter; its protein translation is MSLPAASLSARVGCLFASHFLGFGLFLPFFPLVLEDRGLTVAEIGYILSAGTIVRIAANPVMTGLSDHSGRRRLSIFAYSMAGAAFLGFFIASSGMVAALIAVMGLMIFWSPIVPLSDAYALDVVRNHGADYGRMRLWGSVGFVVANVFGGWLAGMGNSQLIVMGTVLGVISTGFVAISLPRQGRDGNTGETQQHQRPKLFWSPWFLGILGVIGLLQGSHAAFYGFGTLFWLQAGISEFAIGLLWSIGVLAEIALFFVAGRLGLSFGPLTFLLVGAAGGIVRWLLFPLADSFVTMAALQLMHGLSFGAAHLGSVAFLSRLVPPKWGATGQGFLAASNGILTALGLAICGPLFEQNPAYPFWAMAGVSMVATSGLVLLHPFMSRKLTTGEASPAV
- the dgcA gene encoding N-acetyl-D-Glu racemase DgcA, giving the protein MTRTLDIRTERFEMAGGGFAISRGRRTHAEVLVVTLRDGEITAHGECVPYARYGESLESVSEQILALKAELEANIDRITLQSAMPAGAARNAVDCALWDLEAKSSRKSAAEIAGLPPLKPVTTAYTLSVETPEKMAEAAAKAAHRPLLKVKLKGVGDDERIAAVRSNAPTSTLIVDANEAWDESCFEVNMAACQAAGVALIEQPLPAGKDDILAEIERPVTICADESLHTSKDLEGLRDRYDAVNIKLDKAGGVTEALLMEEKARALGFKVMIGCMVGTSLAMAPATLVAQTADFVDLDGPLLLAKDREPGLRFEGSTMYPPSAELWG
- the dgcN gene encoding N-acetyltransferase DgcN; this translates as MKIEHPYLMFLGDVPDALAAKTATGVVDWRKDWCTGQLRLPGCAADTGLPDISIAEAKEKGTKTMVVGAVNAGGRLPDHWVTSIVEALDAGLDVASGLHVRLGSIPEIKEAADRNGCNLFDVRQNTETFATGKGTKRSGKRILAVGTDCSVGKKYTALAMDKAMNDRGYKSSFCATGQTGVLISGRGVALDAVIADFISGAAEWISPETGEDQWQIIEGQGSLFHPSFAGVTLGLLHGSQPDGFIVCHEPTRTMMRGVPTPLPTVQQVIDLTIQCGQLTNPDIRCIGIAVNTSALGEEEAKACLAKVSEDHNGLPATDPVRFGMENVVDRVASEFGAP
- a CDS encoding ABC transporter permease — protein: MAFLEKNTPPGGKVVTDEGVQRIELSGDWAINTLSAAEAILASLQFSKEKLTCIDAGGIDNIDTSGAWLVHRLRGSLEFGGRRVEISGLDEKRESLFHELDQHHPPRWTPEKQKFSIFGFLENTGRQMEGIWLDALAMLHILGSLGMVIATVVFQPKRLRGISVAVQFDKSCIGAVPIVALMSFLIGAIVSQQGGFYLRQFGADLYVVDLAGILVLREIGVILTAIMVAGRSGSAFTAEIGSMRMREEIDALHVIGLSVTEVLVLPRILALMLALPVLTFVSDLASLFGSGLVSWAYLDIPPAAFLARLHEAITMETLMVGLVKAPFMALIVGLIACVEGLKVAGSSDSLGRHTTMSVVKAIFLVIVVDGLFAIFFASIGI
- a CDS encoding ABC transporter ATP-binding protein, with product MAHGASSTEHDGDILLSARGVTVGFGPKIILQDLDLDVRKGEILGFVGGSGTGKSVLMRAILGLTPKRTGTIKVFGYDLAKANERERKTVERRWGVLFQQGALFSSLTVKQNIQVPMREHLNLSPRLMDELAGLKLELVGLPQDAADKFPSELSGGMVKRASLARALALDPDLVFLDEPTSGLDPIGAAAFDKLIANLSETLGLTVYMVTHDLDSLHSICDRIAVLGEKRVLIIGTIDEMMKNEHPWVMSYFRGERALRRF